From one Sus scrofa isolate TJ Tabasco breed Duroc chromosome 9, Sscrofa11.1, whole genome shotgun sequence genomic stretch:
- the SRPRA gene encoding signal recognition particle receptor subunit alpha isoform X1, giving the protein MLDFFTIFSKGGLVLWCFQGVSDSCTGPVNALIRSVLLQERGGNNSFTHEALTLKYKLDNQFELVFVVGFQKILTLTYVDKLIDDVHRLFRDKYRTEIQQQSALSLLNGTFDFQNDFLRLLREAEESSKIRAPTTMKKFEDSEKSKKPVRSMIETRGEKPKEKAKNSKKKGAKKEGEFETSQPWVSRAWKLFRRCWSGSLFLSLVLLASLDQGPATLTVVSNLCDLQDVCFYMIWKAVSHLSILLEFGTFFFPQSVVSLTGSDGPLATSKAVPTEKSGVPVGPENGVELSKEELIRRKREEFIQKHGRGVEKSGKSTKSDAPKEKGKKAPRVWALGGSANKEVLDYSTPTTNGAPEAAPPEDINLIRGTGPGGQLQDLDCSSSDDEGATQNSTKPSSTKGTLGGMFGMLKGLVGSKSLSREDMESVLDKMRDHLIAKNVAADIAVQLCESVASKLEGKVMGTFSTVTSTVKQALQESLVQILQPQRRVDMLRDIMDAQRHQRPYVVTFCGVNGVGKSTNLAKISFWLLENGFSVLIAACDTFRAGAVEQLRTHTRRLSALHPPENHGGRTMVQLFEKGYGKDAAGIAMEAIAFARNQGFDVVLVDTAGRMQDNAPLMTALAKLITVNTPDLVLFVGEALVGNEAVDQLVKFNRALADHSMAQTPRLIDGIVLTKFDTIDDKVGAAISMTYITSKPIVFVGTGQTYCDLRSLNAKAVVAALMKA; this is encoded by the exons ATGCTCGACTTCTTTACCATTTTCTCCAAAGGCGGGCTCGTGCTCTGGTGCTTCCAGGGCGTGAGCGACTCATGCACCGGGCCGGTTAACGCGTTGATTCGTTCCGTGCTGCTGCAG GAAAGGGGAGGTAACAACTCCTTCACCCATGAGGCACTCACACTCAAGTATAAACTGGACAACCAGTTTGAGCTGGTGTTTGTG GTTGGTTTTCAGAAGATCCTAACACTGACCTATGTAGACAAGTTGATAGATGATGTGCACCGGCTGTTTCGGGACAAGTACCGCACTGAGATTCAACAGCAAAGTGCTTTAAGTCTATTGAATGGCACTTTTGATTTCCAAAATGACTTTCTGCGGCTCCTTCG cGAAGCAGAGGAGAGCAGTAAGATCCGTGCTCCTACTACCATGAAGAAATTTGAAGATTCTGAAAAGTCCAAAAAACCTGTGAGGTCCATGATTGAGACACGGGGTGAAAAGCccaaggaaaaagcaaagaacagcaaaaaaaagggggccaAGAAAGAGGGTGAGTTTGAAACGTCACAGCCTTGGGTATCCCGGGCATGGAAGTTGTTCAGACGGTGCTGGAGTggttccctcttcctttctttggtCTTGCTTGCCTCCCTCGATCAGGGGCCCGCCACCCTCACCGTGGTCTCCAATCTTTGTGATCTCCAGGATGTTTGCTTTTACATGATTTGGAAAGCTGTTTCCCATCTGTCTATTTTGTTGGaatttggtacttttttttttcctcagtcagTTGTCTCCTTGACAGGTTCTGATGGCCCTTTGGCTACCAGCAAAGCAGTCCCCACAGAAAAGTCAGGTGTCCCAGTGGGGCCTGAGAATGGGGTGGAACTTTCCAAAGAGGAACTGATCCGTAGGAAGCGAGAAGAGTTCATTCAGAAGCatgggaggggtgtggagaagtCGGG CAAGTCCACAAAGTCAGATGCTCCCaaggagaaaggcaaaaaagCACCCCGTGTGTGGGCACTGGGTGGCTCTGCTAACAAGGAAGTCTTGGACTACAGTACTCCCACCACCAATGGAGCCCCCGAGGCGGCCCCGCCTGAGGACATCAACTTG ATTCGAGGGACTGGGCCTGGAGGCCAGCTTCAGGATttggactgcagcagctcagatgaTGAAGGGGCCACCCAAAACTCCACCAAACCTAG TTCTACCAAAGGGACTCTGGGTGGCATGTTTGGGATGCTGAAGGGCCTTGTGGGTTCCAAGAGCTTGAGTCGAGAAGACATGGAATCTGTGCTGGATAAGATGCGTGACCATCTCATTG CTAAGAATGTGGCAGCAGACATTGCAGTCCAGCTCTGTGAATCTGTGGCCAGCAAGTTGGAAGGGAAGGTGATGGGGACCTTCAGCA CGGTGACTTCCACAGTAAAGCAAGCTCTGCAGGAGTCCCTGGTGCAGATTCTGCAGCCACAGCGCCGTGTAGACATGCTGCGGGACATCATGGATGCCCAGCGTCATCAGCGCCCCTATGTGGTCACTTTCTGTGGTGTTAATGGAGTGGGGAAGTCTACAAATCTTGCCAAG ATTTCCTTCTGGCTGCTGGAGAATGGCTTCAGTGTCCTCATAGCTGCCTGTGATACATTTCGTGCTGGGGCCGTGGAGCAGCTGCGGACACACACCCGGCGCCTGAGTGCCCTGCACCCCCCAGAGAATCATGGTGGCCGCACCATGGTGCAGTTGTTTGAGAAGGGTTATGGCAAGGATGCTGCCGGCATTGCCATGGAAGCTATTGCCTTTG ctcGTAACCAAGGCTTTGATGTGGTGCTGGTGGACACAGCTGGCCGAATGCAAGACAATGCCCCTCTGATGACCGCCCTGGCCAAGCTCATTACTGTCAACACACCTGACCTGGTGCTGTTTGTGGGGGAGGCTTTAGTAGGCAATGAGGCTGTGGACCAGCTG GTCAAGTTCAACAGAGCTTTGGCTGACCATTCCATGGCTCAGACGCCTCGGCTCATTGATGGCATTGTGCTTACCAAATTTGATACCATTGATGACAAG GTGGGAGCTGCTATTtccatgacctacatcacaagCAAACCCATCGTCTTTGTGGGCACTGGCCAGACCTACTGTGACCTACGCAGTCTTAACGCCAAGGCTGTGGTGGCTGCCCTCATGAAGGCTTAA
- the SRPRA gene encoding signal recognition particle receptor subunit alpha isoform X2 — MLDFFTIFSKGGLVLWCFQGVSDSCTGPVNALIRSVLLQERGGNNSFTHEALTLKYKLDNQFELVFVVGFQKILTLTYVDKLIDDVHRLFRDKYRTEIQQQSALSLLNGTFDFQNDFLRLLREAEESSKIRAPTTMKKFEDSEKSKKPVRSMIETRGEKPKEKAKNSKKKGAKKEGSDGPLATSKAVPTEKSGVPVGPENGVELSKEELIRRKREEFIQKHGRGVEKSGKSTKSDAPKEKGKKAPRVWALGGSANKEVLDYSTPTTNGAPEAAPPEDINLIRGTGPGGQLQDLDCSSSDDEGATQNSTKPSSTKGTLGGMFGMLKGLVGSKSLSREDMESVLDKMRDHLIAKNVAADIAVQLCESVASKLEGKVMGTFSTVTSTVKQALQESLVQILQPQRRVDMLRDIMDAQRHQRPYVVTFCGVNGVGKSTNLAKISFWLLENGFSVLIAACDTFRAGAVEQLRTHTRRLSALHPPENHGGRTMVQLFEKGYGKDAAGIAMEAIAFARNQGFDVVLVDTAGRMQDNAPLMTALAKLITVNTPDLVLFVGEALVGNEAVDQLVKFNRALADHSMAQTPRLIDGIVLTKFDTIDDKVGAAISMTYITSKPIVFVGTGQTYCDLRSLNAKAVVAALMKA; from the exons ATGCTCGACTTCTTTACCATTTTCTCCAAAGGCGGGCTCGTGCTCTGGTGCTTCCAGGGCGTGAGCGACTCATGCACCGGGCCGGTTAACGCGTTGATTCGTTCCGTGCTGCTGCAG GAAAGGGGAGGTAACAACTCCTTCACCCATGAGGCACTCACACTCAAGTATAAACTGGACAACCAGTTTGAGCTGGTGTTTGTG GTTGGTTTTCAGAAGATCCTAACACTGACCTATGTAGACAAGTTGATAGATGATGTGCACCGGCTGTTTCGGGACAAGTACCGCACTGAGATTCAACAGCAAAGTGCTTTAAGTCTATTGAATGGCACTTTTGATTTCCAAAATGACTTTCTGCGGCTCCTTCG cGAAGCAGAGGAGAGCAGTAAGATCCGTGCTCCTACTACCATGAAGAAATTTGAAGATTCTGAAAAGTCCAAAAAACCTGTGAGGTCCATGATTGAGACACGGGGTGAAAAGCccaaggaaaaagcaaagaacagcaaaaaaaagggggccaAGAAAGAGG GTTCTGATGGCCCTTTGGCTACCAGCAAAGCAGTCCCCACAGAAAAGTCAGGTGTCCCAGTGGGGCCTGAGAATGGGGTGGAACTTTCCAAAGAGGAACTGATCCGTAGGAAGCGAGAAGAGTTCATTCAGAAGCatgggaggggtgtggagaagtCGGG CAAGTCCACAAAGTCAGATGCTCCCaaggagaaaggcaaaaaagCACCCCGTGTGTGGGCACTGGGTGGCTCTGCTAACAAGGAAGTCTTGGACTACAGTACTCCCACCACCAATGGAGCCCCCGAGGCGGCCCCGCCTGAGGACATCAACTTG ATTCGAGGGACTGGGCCTGGAGGCCAGCTTCAGGATttggactgcagcagctcagatgaTGAAGGGGCCACCCAAAACTCCACCAAACCTAG TTCTACCAAAGGGACTCTGGGTGGCATGTTTGGGATGCTGAAGGGCCTTGTGGGTTCCAAGAGCTTGAGTCGAGAAGACATGGAATCTGTGCTGGATAAGATGCGTGACCATCTCATTG CTAAGAATGTGGCAGCAGACATTGCAGTCCAGCTCTGTGAATCTGTGGCCAGCAAGTTGGAAGGGAAGGTGATGGGGACCTTCAGCA CGGTGACTTCCACAGTAAAGCAAGCTCTGCAGGAGTCCCTGGTGCAGATTCTGCAGCCACAGCGCCGTGTAGACATGCTGCGGGACATCATGGATGCCCAGCGTCATCAGCGCCCCTATGTGGTCACTTTCTGTGGTGTTAATGGAGTGGGGAAGTCTACAAATCTTGCCAAG ATTTCCTTCTGGCTGCTGGAGAATGGCTTCAGTGTCCTCATAGCTGCCTGTGATACATTTCGTGCTGGGGCCGTGGAGCAGCTGCGGACACACACCCGGCGCCTGAGTGCCCTGCACCCCCCAGAGAATCATGGTGGCCGCACCATGGTGCAGTTGTTTGAGAAGGGTTATGGCAAGGATGCTGCCGGCATTGCCATGGAAGCTATTGCCTTTG ctcGTAACCAAGGCTTTGATGTGGTGCTGGTGGACACAGCTGGCCGAATGCAAGACAATGCCCCTCTGATGACCGCCCTGGCCAAGCTCATTACTGTCAACACACCTGACCTGGTGCTGTTTGTGGGGGAGGCTTTAGTAGGCAATGAGGCTGTGGACCAGCTG GTCAAGTTCAACAGAGCTTTGGCTGACCATTCCATGGCTCAGACGCCTCGGCTCATTGATGGCATTGTGCTTACCAAATTTGATACCATTGATGACAAG GTGGGAGCTGCTATTtccatgacctacatcacaagCAAACCCATCGTCTTTGTGGGCACTGGCCAGACCTACTGTGACCTACGCAGTCTTAACGCCAAGGCTGTGGTGGCTGCCCTCATGAAGGCTTAA